From Etheostoma cragini isolate CJK2018 chromosome 1, CSU_Ecrag_1.0, whole genome shotgun sequence, a single genomic window includes:
- the chd9 gene encoding chromodomain-helicase-DNA-binding protein 9 isoform X7 — protein MSTVKRPRGRPRKNVNGPGSQVRVLSPQIKSSSSSSSSSSSSSSSSSSSSEKRTPRRTHHQMDSPTQDKQEKANRIISEAIAKARQRGEKNIPRVMSPESFPSSSSQYKHRKREHKGNGKARPKEKNCRKACIVPSSKPKQKAKIGKIVIKLGKKKKRKPESSEESDDDPPTRHTSSKEDDSKRRSGRQVKRKKYAEELEARLSDDEVKVLVKAKKTNTGTSKQPAVQLFVENPSEEDAAVVDKIMSSRIVKKEVSPGVVVEGEEFFVKYKNYSYLHCEWATEQQLVKDKRIQQKIKRFKMKQAQRALFFADMEEDPFNPDYVEVDRVLEVSYCEDKDTGEEVVYYLVKWCSLPYEDSTWELKDDVDQSKIEEFEQLQAVKPDSRRMERPPTNLWKKREHSREYRNGNSLRDYQLEGVNWLLFNWYNRRNCILADEMGLGKTIQSITFLEEIYRVGIKGPFLIIAPLSTIANWEREFRTWTHLNVIVYHGSMISRQMLQQYEMYFRDAQGRVIRGAYKFQAVITTFEMILGGCPELNAIEWRCVIIDEAHRLKNKNCKLLEGFKLMNLEHKVLLTGTPLQNTVEELFSLLHFLEPARFPSEITFMQEFGDLKTEEQVQKLQGILKPMMLRRLKEDVEKKLAPKEETIIEVELTNIQKKYYRAILEKNFSFLAKGAGQANMPNLVNTMMELRKCCNHPYLIKGAEEKILEDFREVYSPTAIDFHLQAMVQSAGKLVLIDKLLPKMKAGGHRVLIFSQMVRCLDILEDYLIQRRYLYERIDGRVRGNLRQAAIDRFSKPDSERFVFLLCTRAGGLGINLTAADTCIIFDSDWNPQNDLQAQARCHRIGQNKAVKVYRLITRNSYEREMFDRASLKLGLDKAVLQSMSGRDNSLGGSTGGGAVQQQQLSKKEIEDLLRRGAYGAIMDEEDEGAKFCEEDIDQILQRRTKTITIESEGRGSTFAKASFVASGNRTDISLDDPNFWDKWAKKADIDMEMANGRNSLVIDTPRVRKQTRPFSATKDELAELSEGNSDSDDTKPKLRRNHDRLNSYGRTECFRVEKNLLVYGWGRWKDILNHGRFKKQLTERDVESICRALLSYCLVHYRGDDKIKSFMWDLIAPTEEGRTKELQNHLGLSAPVPRGRKGKKMKIQSSSFDIHKAEWLRKHNPEHMLQDDGYKKHLKHHCNKVLLRVRMLYYLKQEIIGSQAQRVLDGVDSSEIKIWVPDPDHSELPALWWDTISDKCLLLGVYKHGYEKYNTVRADPTLCFLERVGRPDEKAIAAEQRGNDFMDGDVDDPEYKPAPALLKDDMEDDDSSPGDLVVTDNAGDAVPATEGETSYWPSPSVLTARLRRLITASQRYTKSRQILQIHQTQTPSPSSMILSAPLCPLPPTLNDTLNPKMVAKIERQQRWTRREEADFYRVVSTFGVVFDPNLGRFDWTKFRAMARLHKKTDESLQKYLCAFTAMCRRVCRLPPKEGDSAVDPSLTIQPITEERASRTLYRVELLRQVREQVLRHQLLYERLPLCQMSSDLPVWWEAGTHDRDLLVGAAKHGVSRTDYHILRDPELSFMAAQRNYSQTKAAQQQLHTSNLLLHPQSQASSSVLMGSPLPPPAPRDAEPSEVVPKVELASEGEDGREKQGESWSPPRAPATPTGLEEKPLSEMRDKERQMVAARTKPLTPNSSERKPKKSSKRSRREARRGSESDSDGSSSTSSSRSSSSSSSSSSSSSHSGSSSSSSSSSCSSGSSSSSSSSSSSSEDSESEGGEGKKKGLSLCPVTFSVPAATTVKGFDEDSVASLSTTQDETQDNHAAENGITNNSSHPFQGGGYMLAASYWPKDRVIINRLDSICQAVLKGKWSGTRRVYEPGGAVASFYTTKLLDNANSLCEDPSSSPQGSKVTKHVAENKEFSVKLNDQEGGLKLTFQKQGLPLKRPLESEEGPQAQQQYLARLHELQSASDTGLADITKPQCSFQTVPPGLSGQMRLNGVLDGQPVVKRRRGRRKNVEGMDLLFMNRSRVPAVPDQVPPGWGGIGQVGMAVAPVPGFSQSSSQVPADTDSRVPVINLKDGTRLAGDDAPRRKDLEQWLMEHPGFVADTGAFIPGVNKMQMQFHFQDGRPKQKRHRCRNPNKIDVNSLTGEERVQIINRRNARKVGGAFAPPLKDLCRFLQENPEYGVPPEWADVVKQSGYLPESMFDRILTGPIVPEEVSRRGRRPKNPLAKVAAAAAAAAPNPAASALGLNPLLANGLLSGMDLSSLQAFQQNLQSLQSLQLTAGLMGLPSDASNLAASNLAAMFPMMLSGMAGLPNLIGMSNLLGKPAQEGTAGSEEKTKGTSSVVTGELSASKAPPHTSDTKGERTEGSNSTPSSTSSSASSASAPQSASAASAASGHPLSLNPLLLSSMLYPGMLLTPGLNLPVSATQPQSSKSDPTVPPACPPPPAVSQSSQQEITPRAAERDGDEDDEALEDEEEDDDDSAEQKENSGPEGSGKAESSSSESGSSSSSDDSDSSD, from the exons GAAAATTGTTATCAAGCttgggaagaagaaaaagcgaAAGCCGGAGTCTTCAGAAGAGTCGGATGATGACCCTCCCACTCGACACACTTCTTCTAAAGAAGACGACTCT AAGAGGCGATCGGGTCGACaggtgaaaagaaagaaatacgcTGAAGAGCTGGAGGCCAGGTTGTCAGATGACGAGGTCAAAGTTCTTGTCAAAGCCAAGAAAACCAATACTGGAACATCCAAGCAGCCTGCTGTTCAACTCTTTGTA GAGAATCCCAGTGAGGAggatgctgctgttgttgaCAAAATCATGTCTTCTCGAATCGTCAAGAAGGAG GTCTCTCCAGGAGTGGTGGTCGAAGGGGAGgagttttttgtaaaatacaaaaacta ctccTACCTACACTGTGAGTGGGCCACAGAGCAGCAGCTGGTGAAGGACAAGAGGATTCAACAGAAGATCAAACGTTTCAAGATGAAACAAGCACAGAGGGCACTCTTCTTTGCAGAT ATGGAAGAGGACCCCTTTAACCCTGACTATGTAGAGGTAGACAGAGTGCTGGAGGTGTCATATTgtgaagacaaagacacaggAGAG GAGGTGGTGTACTACCTGGTGAAGTGGTGCTCTCTGCCTTATGAGGACAGCACCTGGGAGCTGAAGGATGATGTAGATCAGAGCAAGATTGAAGAGTTTGAGCAGCTGCAGGCAGTCAAGCCAGACTCGCGGAGGATG GAGCGTCCGCCAACAAATCTGTGGAAGAAGAGGGAACATTCAAGAGAATACAGGAATGGCAACAGCCTCAGGGACTACCAACTAGAGGGGGTCAACTGGCTACTCTTCAACTGGTACAACAG ACGAAACTGCATCCTGGCAGACGAGATGGGACTGGGTAAGACCATCCAGTCCATCACATTCCTAGAGGAGATCTACCGTGTGGGCATTAAAGGGCCATTCCTCATCATTGCGCCACTCTCCACCATTGCCAACTGGGAGCGCGAGTTCCGTACTTGGACCCATCTTAATGTCATTGTCTACCATGGAAGCATGATCAGCAGGCAGATGCTCCAACAGTATGAGATGTATTTCAGGGATGCACAG GGCCGTGTGATACGAGGTGCCTACAAGTTCCAAGCCGTTATCACAACGTTTGAGATGATCCTGGGAGGCTGTCCCGAACTCAACGCCATAGAGTGGCGCTGTGTTATCATTGATGAGGCTCACCGCCTCAAGAACAAGAACTGCAAGCTGCTAGAGGGCTTTAAGCTCATGAACCTG GAGCACAAGGTTCTGCTGACAGGTACTCCTCTTCAGAACACAGTGGAGGAGCTCTTCAGCCTGCTCCACTTCCTGGAGCCAGCACGCTTCCCCTCAGAAATCACCTTCATGCAGGAGTTCGGAGACCTCAAGACTGAGGAGCAG GTGCAGAAGCTTCAGGGGATCCTAAAGCCCATGATGCTGCGTCGGTTAAAGGAGGACGTGGAGAAGAAGTTGGCTCCTAAAGAGGAAACCATCATCGAGGTTGAGCTCACCAACATTCAAAAGAAATATTACCGTGCCATCCTAGAGAAGAACTTCTCTTTCTTGGCTAAAGGAGCTGGCCAGGCAAATATGCCCAACCTGGTCAACACCATGATGGAGCTGAGAAAGTGCTGCAACCACCCCTACCTCATCAAAG GGGCAGAAGAGAAGATCCTAGAGGACTTCAGGGAGGTCTATAGCCCCACTGCCATCGACTTTCACCTGCAGGCTATGGTGCAGTCTGCTGGGAAGCTGGTCCTTATCGACAAACTGCTGCCCAAGATGAAGGCCGGAGGGCATAGGGTGCTTATCTTCTCGCAAATGGTGCGCTGCCTGGACATCTTGGAAGACTACCTCATTCAGAGAAG gTACTTGTATGAGCGAATAGATGGACGTGTTCGTGGGAACCTGCGGCAGGCTGCTATCGACCGCTTCAGTAAGCCCGACTCGGAACgctttgttttccttctgtgcACAAGAGCTGGTGGCCTGGGAATCAATCTCACAGCAGCTGACACATGCATCATCTTTGACTCGGACTGGAACCCACAGAACGACCTGCAG GCCCAGGCTCGCTGCCATCGGATCGGTCAGAACAAGGCAGTGAAGGTGTACCGTCTGATCACCAGGAACTCATATGAGCGAGAGATGTTTGATCGCGCCAGCCTCAAGCTGGGCCTGGACAAAGCAGTGCTGCAGAGCATGAGCGGTCGAGATAACAGCCTGGGAGGAAGCACCGGGGGAGGG gcagtgcagcagcagcagctgtctaAGAAGGAGATTGAAGATCTGTTGCGACGTGGTGCATATGGGGCCATCAtggatgaggaggatgaagggGCCAAATTCTGTGAGGAGGATATCGATCAGATCCTCCAGCGCAGGACAAAGACCATCACCATCGAGTCCGAGGGACGAGGATCCACCTTTGCTAAG GCAAGTTTTGTGGCGTCTGGAAACCGCACAGACATCTCTCTGGATGACCCCAACTTTTGGGACAAATGGGCCAAAAAAGCTGACATTGATATGGAGATGGCCAACGGCAGA AATAGCTTGGTTATAGACACTCCTCGTGTCAGAAAGCAGACAAGGCCGTTCAGCGCCACCAAGGATGAGTTGGCAGAGCTTTCAGAGGGTAACAGCGACAGTGACGACACAAAACCTAAGCTCAGGCGAAACCACGACCGCCTCAACAGCTACGGACGCACAGAGTGCTTCAGAGTAGAGAAGAACTTGCTTGTTTATGG GTGGGGTCGTTGGAAGGATATTCTCAACCATGGGCGATTTAAGAAGCAACTGACAGAGAGGGATGTGGAGTCCATCTGCAGGGCCCTGCTGTCTTACTGCCTGGTCCATTACCGAGGAGATGACAAAATTAAAAGCTTCATGTGGGACCTGATCGCCCCTACTGAGGAAGGACGCACCAAGGAGCTGCAGAATCACCTGG GTCTGTCTGCTCCCGTCCCTCGGGGCAGAAAGGGTAAGAAAATGAAGATCCAGTCCAGCTCTTTTGACATCCACAAAGCTGAGTGGCTTAGGAAGCACAACCCAGAGCACATGCTTCAAGATGACGGCTACAAGAAACACCTCAAACACCACTGCAACAA GGTGCTGCTCAGGGTTAGAATGCTCTACTACCTAAAACAAGAGATCATAGGAAGCCAGGCCCAGAGGGTGCTAGACGGCGTGGACTCCAG TGAGATAAAGATCTGGGTGCCAGACCCTGACCATTCGGAGCTGCCAGCATTGTGGTGGGATACCATTTCTGACAAGTGTCTGCTGCTTGGTGTCTATAAGCATG GTTATGAGAAGTACAACACTGTTCGTGCAGATCCTACCCTGTGTTTCCTAGAGCGTGTGGGACGACCAGATGAGAAGGCCATCGCTGCTGAACAGAGAGGCAATGATTTTATGGATGG ggaTGTGGATGACCCAGAGTACAAGCCTGCTCCAGCCCTGCTGAAGGATGATATGGAG GATGATGACTCTTCTCCTGGAGACTTGGTTGTCACTGACAACGCTGGAG ATGCAGTCCCAGCAACAGAAGGCGAAACGTCCTACTGGCCTTCACCCTCGGTTCTGACAGCCAGACTAAGGCGACTAATCACAGCCTCTCAACGCTACACCAAGAGCAGGCAGATCCTCCAGATCCACCAGACCCAGACTCCCTCTCCTTCGTCCATGATACTGTCGGCTCCACTTTGCCCGCTGCCCCCTACACTCAACGACACGCTCAACCCCAAGATGGTTGCTAAGATTGAGCGGCAACAAAG GTGGACAAGAAGAGAAGAGGCTGACTTCTACCGTGTGGTCTCTACTTTTGGTGTTGTATTCGACCCAAACCTTGGCCGGTTTGACTGGACCAAGTTCAGGGCCATGGCTCGGCTGCACAAGAAGACTGACGAGAGCCTGCAGAAATACCTGTGTGCTTTTACCGCCATGTGCCGGAGGGTGTGTCGCCTGCCACCCAAAGAGGGAG ACTCTGCAGTGGACCCGTCTCTGACCATCCAACCCATCACAGAGGAACGAGCATCTCGTACTCTGTACAGAGTAGAGTTGCTTCGTCAGGTGAGGGAACAAGTACTCCGCCATCAGTTACTCTATGAGCGCCTGCCGCTGTGCCAGATGAGCTCTGACTTGCCTGTCTGGTGGGAGGCTGGTACCCATGACCGTGACCTGCTAGTTGGAGCTGCCAAGCATGGCGTCAGTCGCACAGATTACCACATTCTGAGAGACCCTGAGCTCAGCTTCATGGCTGCCCAACGCAACTACAGCCAAACAAAagcagcacagcagcagttACATACATCCAACCTCCTTCTGCACCCTCAGTCCCAGGCCTCTAGCTCAGTATTGATGGGTTCTCCGCTGCCTCCACCCGCGCCAAGAGATGCAGAGCCCAGTGAGGTTGTACCTAAAGTGGAACTAGCCTCAGAGGGGGAGGATGGCCGGGAGAAGCAGGGGGAGAGTTGGAGCCCTCCTCGAGCACCAGCTACTCCCACAGGTTTGGAGGAGAAGCCGTTGTCTGAGATGAGGGATAAAGAGAGGCAGATGGTGGCGGCACGAACCAAACCCCTGACACCCAACTCCTCTGAGCGGAAACCTAAGAAATCCAGCAAAAGGAGCCGCAGGGAGGCTAGGCGGGGTTCAGAGTCTGACTCAGATGGCTCTTCCTCAACCTCTTCATCacgctcctcttcctcttcctcatcatcctcttcttcctcgTCACATTCCGGGTCCagctcatcctcctcttcatcatcttgcTCCTCTGGCTCTTCGTCATCCTCGtcgtcctcctcatcctcttccgAGGACAGTGAAAgtgagggaggggaggggaagaAGAAAG gtctttctctgtgtcctgTGACGTTCTCAGTGCCGGCAGCAACAACTGTAAAGGGCTTTGATGAGGACAGTGTGGCGTCTCTGAGCACTACACAGGATGAAACCCAAGACAACCATGCGGCCGAGAACGGCATCACTAACAACTCCTCGCATCCTTTCCAGGGAGGAGGGTACATGCTCGCTGCATCCTACTGGCCAAAG GATCGTGTGATCATCAACCGCCTGGACAGCATCTGCCAGGCAGTGCTAAAGGGCAAGTGGTCAGGAACACGTCGGGTCTACGAGCCTGGAGGTGCAGTGGCCTCCTTCTACACCACCAAGCTGCTGGACAACGCCAACAGCCTGTGCGAGGACCCCTCTTCCTCACCACAGGGGTCAAAGGTGACCAAGCATGTTGCAGAAAACAAGGAGTTCTCAGTAAAACTCAACGAT cAGGAGGGAGGTCTGAAGTTGACCTTCCAGAAACAAGGTCTACCTCTGAAGAGGCCACTTGAGTCGGAAGAGGGCCCCCAGGCCCAGCAGCAGTACCTGGCACGGCTTCATGAGCTGCAGAGTGCCTCGGACACAGGCCTGGCAGACATCACCAAGCCTCAGTGCAGCTTCCAGACtg TGCCTCCAGGTCTTAGCGGTCAGATGAGACTTAATGGAGTACTGGATGGCCAGCCAGTGGTTAAGAGgcggagggggaggaggaagaacgTGGAGGGGATGGACCTGCTCTTCATGAACAGGAGTAGAGTCCCTGCTGTTCCTGATCAG GTGCCTCCAGGTTGGGGTGGTATTGGCCAGGTGGGCATGGCTGTGGCCCCTGTGCCGGGCTTCAGCCAGAGCTCCAGTCAGGTCCCAGCGGACACTGACAGCAGGGTCCCTGTCATTAACCTCAAAGATGGCACCCGGCTTGCTGGGGATGACGCTCCCAGGAGGAAGGATCTAGAACAGTGGCTAATGGAGCACCCTGGCTTTGTGGCAGACACAGGAGCCTTTATCCCT GgagtaaataaaatgcaaatgcagTTCCACTTCCAGGACGGCCGGCCCAAGCAGAAGAGACATCGCTGCAGGAACCCCAATAAGATTGATGTGAACAGCCTGACGGGAGAGGAAAGGGTCCAGATCATCAACAGGAGAAATGCACgcaag GTTGGTGGAGCCTTTGCTCCTCCTCTGAAGGATCTTTGCCGGTTCCTTCAGGAGAATCCTGAGTACGGAGTCCCACCTGAATGGGCTGATGTTGTCAAACAGTCG GGTTACCTCCCAGAGAGCATGTTTGACAGGATCCTGACTGGACCCATTGTTCCTGAGGAGGTGAGCCGGCGGGGACGCCGACCTAAGAATCCGCTGGCTAAGGTGGCGGCGGCAGCAGCCGCTGCTGCACCCAATCCAGCAGCCTCCGCCCTGGGTCTGAACCCCCTGCTGGCCAACGGCCTCCTCTCTGGAATGGACCTGAGCAGCCTGCAGGCCTTCCAGCAAAACCTCCAGAGCTTACAGTCCCTGCAGCTCACTGCAGGCCTGATGGGGCTGCCGTCCGACGCTAGCAACCTGGCTGCAAGTAACTTAGCTGCCATGTTTCCCATGATGCTGTCTGGTATGGCTGGATTGCCAAACCTAATTGGCATGAGCAACTTGCTCGGGAAGCCTGCTCAGGAAGGCACAGCAGGCTCTGAGGAGAAGACAAAAGGAACCAGCAGCGTTGTGACAGGAGAGCTGTCTGCCTCTAAAGCCCCCCCTCACACCTCAGACACCAAAGGAGAAAGGACAGAGGGCTCGAACTCGACTCCTTCCTCCACTTCCAGCTCCGCTTCCTCTGCTTCCGCCCCACAAAGTGCTTCAGCTGCCTCTGCAGCCTCCGGTCACCCACTGTCTCTTAACCCCTTGTTACTCTCCAGTATGCTTTACCCAGGGATGCTTCTCACTCCAGGCCTTAACCTTCCCGTGTCTGCCACACAGCCGCAGAGCTCAAAAAGTGACCCCACCGTACCTCCTGCTTGTCCTCCTCCACCTGCTGTCTCCCAGTCATCGCAGCAGGAGATAACTCCGCGAGCGGCAGAGAGGGACGGAGACGAGGATGACGAGGCATtagaagacgaagaagaagacgaTGACGACTCTGcagaacaaaaggaaaacagtggTCCTGAGGGTTCGGGGAAAGCTGAGTCATCTTCATCAGAGTCTGGGAGCTCTTCTTCATCAGATGATTCAGACTCCAGTGATTAG